The following proteins are encoded in a genomic region of Primulina huaijiensis isolate GDHJ02 chromosome 3, ASM1229523v2, whole genome shotgun sequence:
- the LOC140972248 gene encoding transcription factor WRKY45-1-like isoform X3, which yields MERFPSDSALKNLENELTHGGELAKQLQLLLNAQSSSQETHVYLLNEILNTYDRALSVIKYGGTSGCAGGGASGGAMVAIKSDSPGPPLTGSPHSNHSDPEDQACWIREYYRCTNGKGCLARKQVQRSDEDPSAYEVAYKGHHTCHNNPPIPIIQPQNELKTPLSHENQNNQSQQEPFLNIQTSLEIIDSSHDKLYNIPSSSNFNPENNTIFSDDQILCEGYLLDFMYPTAQELNYFNGYEGLNNNSQDIEPAAKPPTQDGDS from the exons atggagaGATTTCCATCAGATTCGGCCCTGAAAAATCTCGAAAACGAGCTAACACATGGGGGAGAGCTGGCTAAGCAACTACAACTGCTTCTGAATGCGCAGTCTTCTTCACAGGAAACTCACGTGTATCTGCTGAATGAAATCTTGAACACCTACGATCGCGCGCTGTCGGTGATCAAATATGGAGGTACCAGTGGCTGTGCCGGTGGCGGCGCTAGCGGTGGGGCAATGGTGGCAATAAAGTCTGATTCACCAGGCCCGCCACTCACCGGAAGTCCCCACAGCAATCATTCGGATCCAGAAGATCAGGCTTGTTGGATaag GGAATATTATAGGTGCACGAACGGGAAAGGCTGTTTGGCTAGAAAACAAGTACAAAGATCAGATGAAGATCCTTCAGCATATGAAGTCGCATACAAAGGACACCACACGTGCCATAATAATCCCCCAATCCCAATCATCCAACCTCAAAATGAACTAAAAACACCTTTATCCCACGAAAATCAAAATAACCAATCCCAACAAGAACCATTTCTCAACATCCAAACAAGCCTTGAGATTATAGACAGTAGCCATGATAAACTATACAATATCCCTTCATCATCAAACTTCAATCCCGAAAACAATACCATTTTTTCCGACGACCAAATTTTGTGTGAGGGTTATTTACTGGATTTCATGTATCCCACGGCTCaggaattaaattatttcaacgGTTATGAAGGGTTAAATAATAATTCGCAAGATATCGAGCCTGCGGCGAAGCCCCCAACTCAAGACGGGGATTCTTGA
- the LOC140972247 gene encoding uncharacterized protein yields the protein MVKLASAREIRMYGPRRARNRSEYINASLYVFATIVLGCGFASQWTSEARSGLVLAMVGLVIIVLVNVHDLAAHLAGIDYRLSLMEFDLQLTLVEFAGPLIFAVGTLLFSLATFFLFIQNGFYKLEQHALNMLIAGPVLWLLGSIQNSCQIYERADGTVQILQECVHIPFMMASLLFLVGGILNSREKIGYDHHGVDLLGESWIWLCISGSILLFLGGVANVLKVFEMLHGSEPRLEKLRGGARERLLRITEGQVPLIREEQQRQQRPIARDEGQPRERQVPRVREEQRGQQRPAAMEEGRSGVAPTPYTDVLVG from the exons ATGGTGAAGCTTGCGTCGGCCCGGGAAATTCGAATGTACGGCCCGAGACGGGCTCGTAACAGATCAGAATACATAAACGCAAGCCTGTACGTCTTCGCGACGATCGTGCTTGGATGTGGATTCGCGAGCCAGTGGACAAGCGAGGCTAGGTCCGGCCTGGTTTTAGCGATGGTAGGTCTGGTGATAATCGTCTTGGTTAACGTGCATGATCTTGCCGCACATCTCGCCGGAATCGATTACAGATTGTCGTTGATGGAGTTCGATTTGCAGCTGACGCTTGTGGAATTTGCCGGGCCGTTGATTTTTGCTGTCGGCACTCTTCTGTTTTCCTTGGCCACTTTTTTTCTCTTCATCCAA AACGGCTTCTATAAATTAGAACAACATGCTTTAAACATGCTTATTGCCGGTCCAGTTCTATGGTTGCTTGGATCAATCCAAAACTCATGTCAAATCTATGAGAGGGCGGATGGGACTGTTCAAATCTTGCAGGAATGTGTTCATATTCCGTTCATGATGGCAAGCTTGTTGTTCCTAGTCGGCGGTATTCTCAACAGCCGAGAGAAGATTGGATATGATCACCATGGCGTGGATCTTCTG GGTGAATCATGGATTTGGTTATGTATATCAGGAAGCATATTGCTTTTTCTCGGGGGTGTGGCAAACGTCTTAAAAGTTTTTGAGATGCTGCATGGTAGTGAACCAAGACTAGAGAAGTTGCGAGGTGGTGCACGAGAACGTTTGCTTCGTATAACAGAGGGGCAAGTGCCACTAATTAGAGAAGAACAGCAGAGGCAACAGAGACCAATAGCTAGGGATGAGGGACAACCGAGAGAAAGGCAGGTGCCACGAGTTAGAGAAGAACAGCGGGGGCAGCAAAGACCGGCTGCCATGGAGGAGGGGCGATCGGGTGTCGCTCCAACGCCTTACACGGATGTTCTTGTTGGTTAG
- the LOC140973770 gene encoding uncharacterized protein, protein MECNKDEALRAKSIAEGKLEKKDFGGARKFSLKAQTLYAGLDGISQLLATLDVYVSAENKISGEVDWYGVLGVSPSADDETIRKQYRKFALMLHPDKNKSSGAEGAFKLVSEAWTLLSDKAKRLAYNQRRGSKGFPLKVPMHNGGPSAAPRANGYYKFASRTSSAPVTQNNNVKVPPKPTPPTAPTPSHQRTDTFWTICGLCKMHYEYVRIYLNNTLLCPNCKKAFTAIETASPFNCSEPTNQFPRQRHPSHGNHVPSRNAYDPVKNCAAARKSIPGQSDPNSFRYVNHHEDSLSGTATVGRTDASIAAKAANVVQLAQDKLKRAHTESHISSGSEAYIKKRKLDEDVRRSGTNNNSAQGHGGFGTSSANAGSSIYGFSGTYHMPNITRELTGMETRNMLMVKARQEIQKKQTEWWLKMISKPVTKEKDKTKASKKEISRERQVNRASGNATKEDPVAASINVPDPDFYDFDLDRTESSFGDNEVWAAYDNDDGMPRFYALINKVISRKPFKLRISWLNSKTNSEFGSVDWIGLGFYKTCGEFRVGKYETCKFINAFSHKVSCSKGLRGGILILPRKGEVWALYKNWSSDWNEQTPDEVIHQYDMVTVLDDYSEDMGVTVAPLVKVVGFKTVFCPNLDPEMIHRIPKEEMFRFSHQVPKHLLSGQEAQNAPKDCLELDPAATPLELLQVITETNGLQ, encoded by the coding sequence ATGGAATGCAATAAAGATGAAGCCCTTAGGGCCAAATCAATTGCTGAGGGAAAGTTAGAGAAAAAAGATTTTGGAGGTGCTAGAAAATTTTCCTTGAAAGCTCAAACTCTGTATGCTGGGTTGGATGGCATATCCCAATTGCTGGCGACACTGGATGTATATGTATCTGCGGAGAATAAGATAAGTGGGGAAGTAGATTGGTATGGAGTACTTGGTGTAAGCCCCTCAGCTGATGATGAAACAATAAGAAAACAGTACAGGAAGTTTGCCCTCATGCTGCACCctgataaaaataaatcttCTGGTGCTGAAGGTGCATTTAAACTAGTTTCTGAAGCATGGACTTTGTTATCAGATAAGGCAAAAAGGTTGGCTTATAATCAAAGGAGAGGCTCCAAGGGGTTTCCCCTGAAGGTTCCTATGCATAATGGTGGTCCATCAGCAGCACCCAGGGCGAATGGATATTACAAATTTGCAAGCAGGACATCATCAGCTCCGGTGACCCAAAATAATAATGTGAAGGTTCCCCCTAAACCTACTCCTCCTACTGCTCCTACTCCATCCCATCAAAGAACTGATACATTTTGGACGATCTGTGGTTTGTGCAAGATGCATTATGAGTATGTTAGGATATATCTTAACAATACTCTTCTTTGTCCCAATTGTAAGAAGGCCTTTACGGCTATAGAGACTGCTTCACCATTTAATTGTTCTGAACCAACCAATCAGTTTCCTCGGCAGCGGCACCCAAGTCATGGTAATCATGTACCCAGTCGAAATGCTTATGATCCTGTAAAAAATTGTGCGGCTGCTCGAAAGTCCATACCAGGCCAGTCAGATCCAAATTCTTTTAGGTATGTTAACCACCATGAGGATTCACTCTCTGGAACAGCTACCGTAGGTAGAACAGATGCTTCGATTGCAGCAAAAGCCGCCAATGTTGTTCAACTGGCACAGGATAAGTTGAAGAGAGCACACACTGAATCACATATCTCCTCTGGGTCGGAGGCATATATTAAAAAGAGAAAATTAGATGAAGATGTCAGGAGATCTGGAACGAACAATAATTCAGCCCAGGGACATGGTGGATTTGGAACTTCCAGTGCGAATGCTGGATCAAGTATTTATGGTTTTTCTGGAACATACCACATGCCAAACATCACTCGAGAGTTGACTGGCATGGAAACACGAAACATGTTGATGGTCAAGGCCCGGCAGGAGATTCAAAAGAAGCAAACTGAATGGTGGTTGAAGATGATATCCAAGCCCGTGACTAAAGAGAAAGACAAGACGAAAGCAAGCAAGAAAGAGATAAGTCGAGAACGTCAGGTTAACCGTGCTTCTGGTAATGCCACAAAAGAGGATCCTGTTGCGGCATCCATAAATGTACCAGATCccgatttttatgattttgatcTGGATAGAACAGAAAGTTCTTTTGGAGATAATGAGGTTTGGGCTGCCTATGACAATGACGATGGCATGCCACGTTTCTATGCTCTAATCAACAAGGTCATCTCTAGAAAGCCATTTAAGTTGAGGATAAGCTGGCTTAACTCAAAAACCAACAGTGAATTTGGTAGTGTAGATTGGATAGGCTTAGGTTTCTATAAAACATGTGGAGAATTTAGGGTGGGCAAATATGAAACTTGTAAATTCATCAATGCCTTTTCTCATAAGGTTAGCTGTTCAAAAGGGCTGCGTGGAGGCATTTTAATACTCCCCAGAAAGGGTGAAGTTTGGGCACTTTACAAAAACTGGTCATCTGATTGGAACGAGCAGACACCTGATGAAGTTATACACCAGTATGACATGGTGACGGTATTAGACGACTATAGCGAGGATATGGGTGTTACTGTTGCTCCTCTTGTGAAGGTGGTCGGGTTCAAAACAGTATTTTGTCCAAATTTGGACCCTGAAATGATCCACAGAATACCCAAGGAAGAGATGTTCCGATTTTCTCATCAGGTCCCAAAGCATTTGCTTTCTGGTCAAGAAGCTCAAAACGCCCCCAAAGATTGCCTGGAGCTTGATCCTGCAGCTACTCCGCTGGAACTTCTTCAGGTGATAACTGAAACCAATGGCTTACAATGA
- the LOC140972248 gene encoding probable WRKY transcription factor 30 isoform X1 produces the protein MERFPSDSALKNLENELTHGGELAKQLQLLLNAQSSSQETHVYLLNEILNTYDRALSVIKYGGTSGCAGGGASGGAMVAIKSDSPGPPLTGSPHSNHSDPEDQACWIRLKKNGEKRVPGWTQNVVELGETGNETRLDDGHSWRKYGQKDILRSKYPREYYRCTNGKGCLARKQVQRSDEDPSAYEVAYKGHHTCHNNPPIPIIQPQNELKTPLSHENQNNQSQQEPFLNIQTSLEIIDSSHDKLYNIPSSSNFNPENNTIFSDDQILCEGYLLDFMYPTAQELNYFNGYEGLNNNSQDIEPAAKPPTQDGDS, from the exons atggagaGATTTCCATCAGATTCGGCCCTGAAAAATCTCGAAAACGAGCTAACACATGGGGGAGAGCTGGCTAAGCAACTACAACTGCTTCTGAATGCGCAGTCTTCTTCACAGGAAACTCACGTGTATCTGCTGAATGAAATCTTGAACACCTACGATCGCGCGCTGTCGGTGATCAAATATGGAGGTACCAGTGGCTGTGCCGGTGGCGGCGCTAGCGGTGGGGCAATGGTGGCAATAAAGTCTGATTCACCAGGCCCGCCACTCACCGGAAGTCCCCACAGCAATCATTCGGATCCAGAAGATCAGGCTTGTTGGATaaggttaaaaaaaaa TGGGGAAAAAAGAGTGCCGGGGTGGACACAAAACGTAGTCGAGCTTGGAGAGACAGGAAACGAGACGCGGCTTGATGATGGGCACAGCTGGAGAAAATACGGCCAGAAAGACATCCTAAGATCAAAATATCCTAg GGAATATTATAGGTGCACGAACGGGAAAGGCTGTTTGGCTAGAAAACAAGTACAAAGATCAGATGAAGATCCTTCAGCATATGAAGTCGCATACAAAGGACACCACACGTGCCATAATAATCCCCCAATCCCAATCATCCAACCTCAAAATGAACTAAAAACACCTTTATCCCACGAAAATCAAAATAACCAATCCCAACAAGAACCATTTCTCAACATCCAAACAAGCCTTGAGATTATAGACAGTAGCCATGATAAACTATACAATATCCCTTCATCATCAAACTTCAATCCCGAAAACAATACCATTTTTTCCGACGACCAAATTTTGTGTGAGGGTTATTTACTGGATTTCATGTATCCCACGGCTCaggaattaaattatttcaacgGTTATGAAGGGTTAAATAATAATTCGCAAGATATCGAGCCTGCGGCGAAGCCCCCAACTCAAGACGGGGATTCTTGA
- the LOC140972248 gene encoding probable WRKY transcription factor 30 isoform X2 → MERFPSDSALKNLENELTHGGELAKQLQLLLNAQSSSQETHVYLLNEILNTYDRALSVIKYGGTSGCAGGGASGGAMVAIKSDSPGPPLTGSPHSNHSDPEDQACWISGEKRVPGWTQNVVELGETGNETRLDDGHSWRKYGQKDILRSKYPREYYRCTNGKGCLARKQVQRSDEDPSAYEVAYKGHHTCHNNPPIPIIQPQNELKTPLSHENQNNQSQQEPFLNIQTSLEIIDSSHDKLYNIPSSSNFNPENNTIFSDDQILCEGYLLDFMYPTAQELNYFNGYEGLNNNSQDIEPAAKPPTQDGDS, encoded by the exons atggagaGATTTCCATCAGATTCGGCCCTGAAAAATCTCGAAAACGAGCTAACACATGGGGGAGAGCTGGCTAAGCAACTACAACTGCTTCTGAATGCGCAGTCTTCTTCACAGGAAACTCACGTGTATCTGCTGAATGAAATCTTGAACACCTACGATCGCGCGCTGTCGGTGATCAAATATGGAGGTACCAGTGGCTGTGCCGGTGGCGGCGCTAGCGGTGGGGCAATGGTGGCAATAAAGTCTGATTCACCAGGCCCGCCACTCACCGGAAGTCCCCACAGCAATCATTCGGATCCAGAAGATCAGGCTTGTTGGATaag TGGGGAAAAAAGAGTGCCGGGGTGGACACAAAACGTAGTCGAGCTTGGAGAGACAGGAAACGAGACGCGGCTTGATGATGGGCACAGCTGGAGAAAATACGGCCAGAAAGACATCCTAAGATCAAAATATCCTAg GGAATATTATAGGTGCACGAACGGGAAAGGCTGTTTGGCTAGAAAACAAGTACAAAGATCAGATGAAGATCCTTCAGCATATGAAGTCGCATACAAAGGACACCACACGTGCCATAATAATCCCCCAATCCCAATCATCCAACCTCAAAATGAACTAAAAACACCTTTATCCCACGAAAATCAAAATAACCAATCCCAACAAGAACCATTTCTCAACATCCAAACAAGCCTTGAGATTATAGACAGTAGCCATGATAAACTATACAATATCCCTTCATCATCAAACTTCAATCCCGAAAACAATACCATTTTTTCCGACGACCAAATTTTGTGTGAGGGTTATTTACTGGATTTCATGTATCCCACGGCTCaggaattaaattatttcaacgGTTATGAAGGGTTAAATAATAATTCGCAAGATATCGAGCCTGCGGCGAAGCCCCCAACTCAAGACGGGGATTCTTGA